One stretch of Lacimicrobium alkaliphilum DNA includes these proteins:
- a CDS encoding RNA polymerase sigma factor FliA has translation MNNKAAAYQQLDDKSKLVEQHASLVKRIAHHLMARLPASVLVDDLIQAGMIGLLEASRNFDGSKGASFETFAGIRIRGSMLDEIRKGDWTPRSVHKNSRAIAEAISQVEKDTGRDARDNEVAEKLQVSMEEYHQMLNEVNAGRMVGIEDLGITEDVITTEQSRGTDAPYDDLLQGSFQKALAHAITTLPEREAIVLSLYYDEELNLREIGEVLEVSESRISQIHSQAMLRLKTRMQSWRVA, from the coding sequence GTGAATAATAAAGCCGCTGCCTATCAGCAACTTGATGATAAAAGTAAGCTTGTAGAACAACATGCTTCACTGGTTAAGCGCATTGCTCATCATTTGATGGCAAGACTCCCTGCAAGTGTTTTAGTTGACGATTTGATTCAGGCTGGCATGATTGGCTTGTTGGAAGCGTCGAGAAACTTTGACGGTTCCAAAGGTGCCAGTTTTGAAACCTTTGCCGGTATCCGTATCCGCGGCTCTATGCTGGATGAGATCCGCAAAGGTGACTGGACACCCAGGTCGGTGCACAAAAACAGCCGCGCCATTGCCGAAGCCATCTCGCAGGTGGAAAAAGACACTGGTCGTGACGCCAGAGACAATGAAGTGGCAGAGAAACTGCAGGTGAGCATGGAGGAATACCATCAGATGCTCAATGAAGTGAATGCCGGGCGCATGGTGGGTATCGAAGATTTGGGTATCACAGAAGATGTGATCACCACAGAGCAGAGTCGTGGCACCGATGCGCCTTATGACGATTTGTTACAGGGATCGTTTCAAAAAGCACTGGCCCATGCTATTACTACTTTGCCGGAACGGGAGGCCATCGTATTGTCGTTGTATTACGATGAAGAACTCAACCTGAGGGAAATTGGTGAAGTGCTGGAAGTAAGCGAATCGAGGATCAGCCAGATACACAGTCAGGCTATGCTCAGGCTGAAAACCAGGATGCAATCCTGGCGTGTTGCATGA